From a single Eretmochelys imbricata isolate rEreImb1 chromosome 13, rEreImb1.hap1, whole genome shotgun sequence genomic region:
- the TNNC2 gene encoding troponin C, skeletal muscle, producing MIAEFKAAFDMFDADGGGDISTKELGTVMRMLGQTPTKEELDAIIEEVDEDGSGTIDFEEFLVMMVRQMKEDAKGKSEEELAECFRVFDRNTDGYIDAEELAELFRSSGESVTEEEIEELMKDGDKNNDGRIDFDEFLKMMEGVQ from the exons ATGATTGCGG AGTTCAAGGCCGCCTTCGACATGTTTGACGCGGATGGCGGCGGGGACATCAGCACCAAGGAGCTGGGCACTGTCATGCGCATGCTGGGGCAGACTCCCACCAAGGAGGAGCTGGATGCCATCATTGAGGAGGTGGATGAAGATG GCAGCGGCACCATCGACTTCGAAGAGTTCCTGGTCATGATGGTGCGTCAGATGAAGGAGGATGCCAAGGGCAAGTCGGAGGAGGAGCTGGCAGAGTGCTTCCGCGTCTTCGACAG GAACACGGACGGGTACATCGATGCCGAGGAGCTGGCCGAGCTCTTCCGATCCTCTGGCGAGAGCGTGACTGAGGAGGAGATTGAGGAGCTCATGAAAGATGGGGACAAAAACAATGACGGACGCATCGACTTTGATG agttcctgaagatgatgGAAGGTGTGCAGTAA